In the Nocardioides panaciterrulae genome, TGCACGGCGACGAGCTCGGCCGCACCCAGGACGGCAACAACAACACCTACGCCCAGGACTCCGAGATCAGCTGGCTGCACTGGGACCGCGTGGACAACCCGCTGGTCGAGTTCACCGCGGCGGTCGCCCGGCTGCGCAAGGAGCACCCGACCTTCCGCCGCAAGCGGTTCTTCACCGGGTCCACGGTGCGCATCGGCGAGCCCGGCCAGGAGCGGCTCAACGACATCGTCTGGCTGCACCTCGACGGCCGGCCGATGGAGGACGGGGACTGGCACGGCGAGTCCAAGGCGATCGGCATGTACCTCAACGGCGACGGGATCGCCGGCCGGGACGAGCGCGGGCAGCCCATCGTCGACGACCACTTCCTGCTCTACTTCAACGCCGACGGCCCGGCCGAGGTCACCCTGCCGCCGGACGAGTACGCCGCGGCCTGGGACGTCGTCATCGACACCGGCGGGGCCGCCGACGGCTCCGGGCCACTCAAGGCCGGGGGCACGCTGCCCCTGGAGACCCACAGCCTCATGGTGCTCCAGCAGCACAGCCAGCCCGAGGCCGAGCCGGACCACTCGGTGGCCGCGTCCGTGGCCGCGCAGGCGGGGCAGGGCTGAGCGGGTCGATGCGCGCACCGACCAGCACCTACCGGCTCCAGGTCACCGCCGACCACGACCTGCACGAGGCGGCCCGGCGACTGCCCTACCTCCACGCGCTGGGCGTCGACTGGGTCTACCTCTCGCCGATCCTGGCCGCCGAGCCCGGCAGCGACCACGGCTACGACGTGGTCGCGCACGACCGGGTCGACGCGTCCCGCGGCGGCGCCGAGGGGCTCGCCGCGGTCTCGGCCGAGGCGCGGCGGCTCGGCATGGGCGTGCTCGTCGACATCGTCCCGAACCACGTCGGGGTGGCGACCCCCGTCGAGTGCGGCTGGTGGTGGGACCTGCTGCGCCGGGGCCGCGGCTCGGCGTACGCCCCCGCCTTCGACGTCGACTGGGCGGCCGGCGACGGCCGGATCCGGATCCCCGTGGTCGGCGACGACGACCTGCTGCCCGACGGCGGGATCGCCCACCTCACGGTGGTGGGCGACGAGCTGCGCTACCACGACAACCGCTACCCGCTGGCCGACGGGACGGGCGCGGCGGACGGGACGGACCCCGACGCGGTGCACGCGCGCCAGCACTACGAGCTGGTGTCCTGGCGGCGCGCGGACGCCGAGCTGAACTACCGGCGCTTCTTCGCCGTCAACACCCTGGCCGGGGTGCGGGTGGAGGACCCGGAGGTCTTCGCCGCCTCCCACGTGGAGATCCGGCGCTGGTTCGACCAGGGGCTGGTCGACGGGCTGCGCGTCGACCACCCCGACGGCCTGCGCGACCCGCGGGGGTACCTCGAGGACCTCGCCGGGCTCACCGGCGAGGGCTACGTGCTGGTGGAGAAGATCATCGAGCCCGGCGAGGAGCTGCCGCGGTCCTGGGCGACCGCCGGGACGACCGGCTACGACGCGCTGGCCCACGTCGACCGGGTGCTCACCGACCCCGCGGCACAGCCCGCGCTGGACGCGCTCGAGGCCCGGCTGCGCGGCGCGCCCGTGGACTGGCCGCAGCTGGTGCACGACCGCAAGCGCGAGGTCGCCGACGGGATGCTGCAGTCGGAGGTGCGGCGGATCGTGCGGGAGTGCCTGCCGCTGGTCGAGCAGGGCGCCTCGGCCGAGGGAGTGCTGCGCGACGCGGTCGCCGAGCTGCTGGCCTGCTTCCCGGTCTACCGCTCCTACCTGCCGGAGGGACGCGAGCACCTCGACCAGGCGTTCGCCGGCGCCCGGGAGCGGCGGCCGGACCTGGCCGCGGCGTACGACCTCCTCGAGCCGCTCCTCGGCGACCCCGCCGCGGACCCCGCCAGGCGGTTCCAGCAGACCAGCGGGATGGTGATGGCCAAGGGCGTGGAGGACTGCGCGTTCTACCGCTACTCCCGCCTGACCTCGCTCAACGAGGTCGGCGGCGACCCGGAGGTCTTCTCGCTGGCGCCGGAGCGCTTCCACGAGCTGATGGGCGAGCGGCAGCGCGACTGGCCGCACGCGATGACCACGCTGTCGACCCACGACACCAAGCGCGGGGAGGACGTGCGGGCCCGGGTCACCGCGCTGGCCGAGGCGCCCGCGGAGTGGGAGGCCGCGCTCGACCGGCTGCTCGAGCTCGCCCCGGTGCCCGACCCGGGGTTCGCCGCCCTGCTGTGGCAGGCCGCGCTGGGCGCCTGGCCGCTGTCGCGGGAGCGGCTGCACGCCTACGCCGAGAAGGCGATGCGCGAGGCCGGCGACCGCACCACCTGGACCGCGCCGGACGAGACCTACGAGAAGGCCGTGCACGCCGCCGTCGACGCGGCGTACGACGACCCGCGGGTGCGCGAGGTGCTCACCGGGCTGGTCGACTCGGTGGCCGGCGCCGGCTGGAGCAACGCGGTGGCCGCGAAGCTGCTCTCGATCACGATGCCCGGCGTGCCGGACGTCTACCAGGGCAGCGAGCTGTGGGAGCAGAGCCTGGTCGACCCCGACAACCGCCGCCCGGTCGACTTCGAGCGGCGCGTCCGCCTGCTCGACGAGCTCCGGGCCGGCGCCCGGCCCGGGCTGACCGCCGGGGCCGACGACCCGGGCACCGCCAAGCTGCGGGTCGTGCACACCGCCCTCACGCTCCGGCGCGACCGGGCCGACCTGTTCACGTCGTACGCCGGCCTGGCCG is a window encoding:
- the treY gene encoding malto-oligosyltrehalose synthase, coding for MRAPTSTYRLQVTADHDLHEAARRLPYLHALGVDWVYLSPILAAEPGSDHGYDVVAHDRVDASRGGAEGLAAVSAEARRLGMGVLVDIVPNHVGVATPVECGWWWDLLRRGRGSAYAPAFDVDWAAGDGRIRIPVVGDDDLLPDGGIAHLTVVGDELRYHDNRYPLADGTGAADGTDPDAVHARQHYELVSWRRADAELNYRRFFAVNTLAGVRVEDPEVFAASHVEIRRWFDQGLVDGLRVDHPDGLRDPRGYLEDLAGLTGEGYVLVEKIIEPGEELPRSWATAGTTGYDALAHVDRVLTDPAAQPALDALEARLRGAPVDWPQLVHDRKREVADGMLQSEVRRIVRECLPLVEQGASAEGVLRDAVAELLACFPVYRSYLPEGREHLDQAFAGARERRPDLAAAYDLLEPLLGDPAADPARRFQQTSGMVMAKGVEDCAFYRYSRLTSLNEVGGDPEVFSLAPERFHELMGERQRDWPHAMTTLSTHDTKRGEDVRARVTALAEAPAEWEAALDRLLELAPVPDPGFAALLWQAALGAWPLSRERLHAYAEKAMREAGDRTTWTAPDETYEKAVHAAVDAAYDDPRVREVLTGLVDSVAGAGWSNAVAAKLLSITMPGVPDVYQGSELWEQSLVDPDNRRPVDFERRVRLLDELRAGARPGLTAGADDPGTAKLRVVHTALTLRRDRADLFTSYAGLAATGPAAGHALAFDRGGALTVVTRLPRGLAARGGWADTVLPLPAGRWTSALGPGRGLEGDVRLADLLAELPVALLTKEDA